Proteins encoded within one genomic window of Solibaculum mannosilyticum:
- a CDS encoding V-type ATP synthase subunit B, which translates to MILEHIGLKEINGPLIVLDDVDNASFEEMVEIRLDSGEVRTGRIVQIDGRRVIIQVFENTRGISLKNTRTRLSGHPMELPLSPEILGRVFDGAGRPIDGLGEIYPEKRADINGMPMNPVCRAYPRNYINTGISSIDCLMTLIRGQKLPIFSGSGMSHDDLAVQIVRQARISDEDNADFAIVFAAMGVKNDVAQYFRRSFEDSGVLSRVVMFLNLSNDPIIERIVTPRCALTAAEYLAFEKDMNILVIMTDMTSYAEANREFSSSKGEIPGRKGYPGYLYSDLASLYERAGMIKGKKGSVTQIPILTMPNDDITHPVPDLTGYITEGQIVLDRNLDNKGIYPPVSVLPSLSRLMKDGIGEGYTREDHSALANQLFASYARVQDARSLASVIGEEELSPIDKRYIEFGKAFENLFLNQGHMDNRTIQQTLDLGWQLLTMLPKEELDRVDSKILEKYYKEKTAPEAVPTGSDAK; encoded by the coding sequence ATGATATTGGAACACATTGGCTTAAAAGAGATCAATGGCCCTCTCATCGTGCTGGATGATGTGGACAATGCTTCTTTTGAAGAGATGGTGGAAATCCGACTGGATTCAGGCGAAGTGAGGACAGGCCGTATTGTCCAGATCGACGGCCGTCGTGTCATCATTCAGGTGTTTGAAAACACCAGGGGGATTTCGCTGAAGAACACTCGTACTCGTCTTTCAGGACATCCCATGGAATTGCCTCTGTCGCCGGAAATCCTGGGTCGCGTGTTTGACGGCGCAGGCCGTCCCATCGATGGACTGGGTGAAATTTATCCGGAAAAACGTGCCGACATCAACGGCATGCCCATGAATCCCGTATGCCGTGCCTATCCTCGAAATTATATCAACACTGGTATTTCTTCCATCGATTGCCTGATGACCCTGATCCGTGGTCAGAAGCTTCCGATCTTCTCTGGCTCTGGTATGTCCCATGACGACTTGGCGGTACAGATTGTCCGTCAGGCCCGTATTTCGGATGAGGACAACGCTGATTTTGCCATTGTATTTGCGGCGATGGGTGTTAAGAACGACGTTGCACAGTATTTTCGCCGTTCGTTTGAGGATTCGGGTGTATTGTCCCGCGTAGTCATGTTTTTGAATTTGTCCAATGACCCCATCATTGAACGTATCGTCACTCCGCGTTGCGCCTTAACAGCGGCGGAATATCTGGCTTTTGAGAAGGATATGAATATCCTGGTCATCATGACGGATATGACTTCTTATGCTGAGGCAAACCGTGAATTCTCCTCCTCCAAGGGAGAGATTCCAGGTAGAAAGGGATATCCTGGTTACCTTTACTCCGACTTGGCTTCGTTGTATGAGCGTGCCGGAATGATCAAAGGTAAAAAAGGCTCGGTGACACAGATTCCCATTCTCACCATGCCGAATGATGATATTACCCATCCTGTCCCAGACTTGACTGGATATATCACAGAAGGTCAGATTGTTCTGGATCGTAATCTGGACAACAAAGGGATTTATCCCCCAGTGTCGGTCCTTCCCTCCCTTTCCCGCTTGATGAAGGACGGCATCGGCGAAGGCTATACCCGCGAAGATCACTCGGCATTGGCGAATCAGCTGTTTGCCTCTTATGCCCGGGTACAGGATGCCCGTTCCTTGGCGTCGGTTATCGGCGAGGAGGAGCTCTCCCCCATCGATAAACGCTATATTGAATTCGGCAAAGCTTTTGAAAATCTTTTCCTGAACCAAGGCCATATGGACAACCGTACTATTCAGCAGACGCTGGATTTGGGTTGGCAGCTTTTAACCATGCTGCCCAAAGAGGAATTGGATCGTGTGGACAGCAAGATCCTGGAAAAGTACTACAAAGAGAAAACAGCTCCAGAGGCTGTGCCGACGGGAAGTGATGCGAAGTGA
- a CDS encoding V-type ATP synthase subunit D: protein MNQQISPTKGNLMDTKRSLAQAKLGFELLDRKRNILIREVMLMIDKAKTIQERIDMTYAEAYLALQQANISLGICDEIASTVPVENGLEIQYRSVMGVEIPMVHLESTVPQVYYGFESSNSLLDEAYFKFDAVKKLTAELAEVENSVYRLANAIRKTQKRANALKNIMIPRFEETVKFITNALDEKDREEFSRLKVIKRQKSSKAG from the coding sequence GTGAATCAACAGATTTCCCCTACCAAAGGCAATCTGATGGACACCAAGCGATCCCTTGCCCAAGCAAAACTGGGGTTTGAGCTTTTGGATCGAAAACGTAATATTTTGATCCGAGAAGTGATGCTCATGATCGATAAAGCGAAAACCATTCAAGAACGCATCGATATGACCTACGCAGAGGCATATTTGGCTCTCCAGCAGGCCAATATTTCCTTGGGCATCTGTGATGAGATTGCATCCACTGTGCCGGTAGAAAATGGGCTTGAGATTCAATACCGCAGTGTCATGGGAGTGGAGATCCCTATGGTACATTTGGAGAGCACCGTGCCCCAAGTATACTATGGTTTTGAATCCTCCAACTCTTTGCTGGATGAAGCTTATTTTAAATTTGATGCGGTTAAAAAATTGACGGCTGAACTGGCTGAAGTGGAAAATAGTGTCTATCGTTTGGCCAACGCCATCCGAAAGACGCAAAAGCGTGCCAATGCTTTGAAAAATATTATGATTCCCCGTTTTGAAGAAACCGTCAAGTTTATCACCAATGCTTTGGATGAAAAAGACAGAGAAGAATTCTCTCGTCTGAAGGTCATTAAACGCCAAAAGAGTTCCAAAGCTGGATAA
- a CDS encoding DUF378 domain-containing protein: protein MLDKISLILVIIGAINWGSIGIFQFDIVGWLFGGQGAAVSRVIFTLVALAGLWCISLLFRDRDTVESRD from the coding sequence ATGCTGGACAAGATTTCTTTGATCTTGGTCATCATCGGCGCCATCAACTGGGGCAGCATCGGTATCTTCCAATTTGATATCGTTGGCTGGCTGTTTGGTGGCCAGGGAGCTGCTGTCAGCCGTGTGATCTTCACATTGGTCGCTTTGGCTGGATTGTGGTGCATCTCCCTCCTGTTCCGGGATCGAGACACTGTGGAATCCAGAGACTAA
- a CDS encoding acetate/propionate family kinase encodes MKILVINAGSSSLKYQLIDMTDESVLAKGNAERIGVGGKITHRTGDGRKFSYEIELKNHTAAFKEVQKVLTTGEGAVISDMSEIAAVGHRIVQGGAIFKKSELVDQKVIDGIESLIPLAPLHNKAHLEGILACREVFGPEVPEVVVFDTSFHSTMPPKAYMFAIPREYYEKYQVRRYGFHGTSHRYVSHRCAEIMGKDLKDLKLITCHLGNGSSITAIDHGKVVDTSMGLTPLDGFIMGTRSGSLDPSVVTFIMEKENLTPQQMSDILNKKSGMLGVTGISSDNRDIEIAAEQGNELAILSQDMFFYQVRKFIGSYIAAMNGVDAIVFTGGLGENGDLIRADVCKNMSFFGVDIDYDFNKTCCRGKEGELSTSNSKIKVYVIPTNEELLIARDTKALVEQSI; translated from the coding sequence ATGAAAATTCTTGTCATCAATGCAGGCAGTTCTTCTCTCAAATATCAGCTGATTGATATGACCGATGAGAGCGTTCTGGCCAAAGGCAATGCTGAACGAATCGGTGTAGGCGGTAAGATCACCCATCGTACCGGTGACGGCCGTAAGTTCAGTTATGAGATCGAGCTGAAAAACCATACAGCCGCTTTCAAGGAGGTCCAGAAGGTACTGACCACCGGTGAAGGTGCTGTCATCAGCGACATGAGTGAAATCGCCGCTGTGGGTCACCGTATCGTGCAAGGCGGCGCTATCTTTAAGAAGTCTGAACTGGTGGATCAAAAGGTCATCGACGGCATTGAAAGCCTCATTCCGCTGGCCCCTCTGCACAACAAAGCTCATCTGGAGGGTATCTTAGCCTGCCGCGAAGTGTTTGGTCCGGAAGTTCCGGAAGTTGTTGTGTTCGATACCTCTTTCCATTCCACTATGCCTCCCAAGGCTTATATGTTTGCCATTCCGCGGGAGTACTATGAAAAGTACCAGGTGCGCCGTTACGGCTTTCACGGTACTTCTCACCGTTATGTCAGCCATCGCTGTGCTGAAATCATGGGTAAGGATCTGAAGGATCTCAAGCTCATTACCTGCCATCTGGGCAACGGATCTTCCATCACTGCCATTGACCACGGCAAGGTGGTGGATACTTCCATGGGCCTCACTCCTTTGGATGGCTTTATTATGGGTACCCGTTCCGGTTCTTTGGATCCGTCGGTGGTTACCTTTATCATGGAAAAAGAAAATCTCACTCCTCAGCAGATGTCTGATATCCTCAATAAGAAATCGGGCATGTTGGGTGTCACTGGTATCTCCAGCGATAACCGTGATATTGAAATTGCCGCAGAGCAGGGGAATGAGCTGGCCATTCTCTCTCAGGATATGTTCTTCTATCAAGTGCGTAAGTTCATCGGCTCCTACATCGCCGCTATGAACGGCGTGGATGCCATTGTATTTACTGGTGGCTTAGGCGAAAACGGCGATCTGATCCGTGCCGATGTTTGCAAAAACATGTCGTTCTTCGGTGTAGACATCGATTACGATTTCAATAAGACATGCTGCCGGGGTAAGGAAGGCGAGCTCTCTACTTCCAACTCCAAAATTAAAGTATACGTCATCCCCACCAATGAGGAGCTCCTCATTGCACGGGATACCAAAGCTTTGGTTGAGCAATCGATCTAA
- a CDS encoding tRNA(Met) cytidine acetate ligase codes for MKIVGIVAEYNPFHYGHLHHILETKKKGATHIVAVVSGHFVQRGEPAIISKFARTKMALANGVDLVLELPLPWSMSSAEGFALGAISILRGLGCVGGFSFGSECGNLEALKQAAFACDSPKALEALPYYLGQGLSFPFARQKAVSQIFGENIADVLQNPNDQLGIEYLRAAHRLHWDSHPICIARAGVQHDQNSSHRHFASASLLRQWMMKGFLDQVECFMPSAAFEILKEQWDQGAAPSSLQNLDRCVLARLRTMEPEELALCPDVSEGLEYRILQAAKKAQNLPQLYDMVKTKRYTHSRIRRICMAAFLQLPAGLSRQLPPIVRVLGMNHRGKEILSLAAQESTMPIVSRSKELLMQNGFPAQVVELECRAGNLWGLCTPRILPSDMDLTAKLTVL; via the coding sequence ATGAAAATTGTCGGAATTGTGGCGGAATACAATCCATTTCATTATGGGCATCTCCATCATATCCTGGAAACGAAGAAAAAAGGGGCAACTCATATCGTGGCGGTGGTCAGCGGACATTTTGTCCAGCGAGGGGAACCGGCCATTATCAGTAAGTTTGCGAGGACAAAAATGGCGCTTGCAAATGGCGTGGACTTGGTATTGGAGCTTCCTCTTCCGTGGAGTATGTCTTCCGCCGAGGGGTTTGCCCTTGGCGCCATATCCATCCTCCGAGGCCTTGGATGTGTGGGCGGGTTTAGTTTTGGCAGCGAATGCGGGAACCTGGAAGCTCTTAAACAGGCGGCTTTTGCCTGCGACAGTCCAAAAGCTTTAGAGGCTCTCCCCTATTATCTGGGACAGGGTCTCTCCTTTCCTTTTGCCCGGCAGAAAGCTGTCTCACAGATATTCGGTGAAAATATTGCAGACGTTCTTCAAAATCCAAACGACCAGCTAGGCATAGAATATTTGCGAGCAGCGCATCGCCTTCATTGGGATTCCCACCCTATCTGTATCGCACGTGCAGGTGTACAGCATGATCAAAACAGCTCTCATCGTCATTTTGCCAGCGCATCACTGCTGCGCCAATGGATGATGAAAGGATTTCTAGATCAAGTGGAATGCTTTATGCCGTCTGCCGCCTTTGAAATTTTGAAAGAGCAGTGGGATCAAGGTGCAGCACCCTCATCCTTACAGAACCTTGACCGGTGCGTATTGGCCCGCCTGCGGACCATGGAGCCTGAGGAACTGGCTCTGTGTCCGGATGTTTCTGAAGGCTTGGAATATCGGATTCTTCAGGCAGCTAAGAAGGCTCAAAATCTCCCGCAGCTTTATGACATGGTCAAAACAAAGAGGTACACCCATTCTAGAATCCGGCGCATTTGTATGGCAGCATTTTTACAGCTGCCAGCAGGGCTGTCCAGACAGCTTCCTCCTATCGTCCGGGTTTTGGGAATGAACCATAGAGGGAAGGAAATACTATCCCTAGCTGCGCAAGAATCCACCATGCCTATTGTAAGCCGCTCTAAGGAGCTTTTAATGCAAAATGGATTTCCGGCCCAGGTAGTCGAGCTGGAATGCAGGGCAGGCAATTTATGGGGACTATGTACGCCAAGGATCCTCCCCAGTGATATGGATTTGACTGCCAAACTGACGGTATTATAA
- a CDS encoding spore coat protein, translating to MDQQNQGAILGDKELLNDALDTQKMISGAYNVFANECAAPEIRNDFLAILQDEHMIQADVFTEMQKRGWYPLQQADQAQVTQAKQKFENMRP from the coding sequence ATGGATCAGCAGAATCAAGGAGCTATTTTAGGCGACAAGGAACTTCTCAATGACGCTCTGGATACTCAGAAAATGATTTCTGGAGCATATAACGTCTTTGCCAACGAATGTGCTGCCCCGGAGATCCGCAACGATTTCCTGGCCATCCTTCAGGATGAGCACATGATTCAAGCCGACGTCTTTACTGAGATGCAGAAACGCGGCTGGTATCCTCTCCAGCAGGCCGATCAGGCCCAGGTCACTCAGGCAAAGCAGAAGTTTGAAAACATGAGACCGTAA
- a CDS encoding spore coat protein, with the protein MPNLTSKELSAIEDQLSKEQLLVKKYKCYACMTNDPQIKASCEQIASKHLDHYNRLLSHLS; encoded by the coding sequence ATGCCCAATTTAACCTCAAAAGAGCTGTCGGCCATTGAAGATCAGCTCAGTAAAGAACAGCTTCTCGTGAAGAAGTACAAATGCTATGCCTGTATGACCAATGATCCGCAGATCAAGGCTTCCTGTGAACAGATCGCATCCAAACATCTGGATCATTACAACCGCTTGTTAAGCCATTTAAGCTAA
- a CDS encoding type II toxin-antitoxin system PemK/MazF family toxin, giving the protein MNVKRGDIYYADLSPVVGSEQGGVRPVLIVQNDIGNRFSPTVIAAAITSQKDKTKLPTHIQLNSSHSGLCRDSIVLLEQIRTLDKRRLKERMGRLDGKSMEQIDQALSVSFGLGTSDADRREAT; this is encoded by the coding sequence ATGAATGTCAAAAGGGGAGACATCTATTACGCGGATCTCAGCCCTGTGGTAGGTTCCGAACAGGGTGGAGTTCGTCCGGTTCTGATCGTTCAGAACGACATCGGCAACCGCTTTAGTCCTACAGTCATTGCGGCCGCCATCACAAGCCAAAAGGATAAAACCAAACTACCCACTCACATCCAGCTTAATTCCAGCCATTCCGGGCTGTGTCGTGATTCCATCGTCTTGCTGGAGCAGATCCGCACTTTGGATAAACGGCGTCTCAAAGAGCGGATGGGGCGTTTGGACGGCAAATCAATGGAACAAATCGATCAGGCTTTGTCAGTCAGCTTTGGCCTCGGCACTTCCGATGCCGACCGCAGAGAGGCAACATAG